A single window of Granulicella mallensis MP5ACTX8 DNA harbors:
- a CDS encoding NHL repeat containing protein, with product MNTFSAFLRPRTISANSFIRPLWKNCAVAGMGAVLSMIAGVASSGAYAQTAHFSGSQVTLPIAGLNNPHQIVVDANGSLYIADTSNNRVVKETLSSGSYTETAIGSGLSSPTGVAVDASGNVYIADSNNGRALKETLSNGSYTQSTVRSNLGFRLNIAVDASGDIFIADPLNSRVLKETPSGNGYVESTIGSNLSTPITLAVDRSGNVYIGDTGSNQVFKETLSGGSYIQTTIVSGLSSVSSVVVDGSNNVYISVYGTAGDAEASQILKETPSNGSYVQSLVGSSSYFDVVPIYIAVDVGGNVFVATSNSLLKVTPSAGDFGMVSVGSSSSPVSLIFTLDTAGTIGAPVVLTQGQTGLDFTDAGTGTCSTFGTTFQHAAGDSCTVDVVLKPGLAGPRYGAAELQSSSGNVIATGYVHGTGLGPQVNFQPGTQSTLSLSNVTNPYALAADTAGDLYIANAVSSNSPQNSVVKETLSNGSFTQSTVATGLAYPVGVAVDGAGNVYIADQDAAEVLEETPASGGGYAQSVAFTNLGNVESVAVDGNGNVYIASPTDGVLKETLTAGAYTQSTIAKAVNASGIAVDEQGNVYLGDTTNNQVLMETLSNGSYTQSTLGSGLNQPHAVSVDGSGNVYIADTGNNQIVKETPSGSSYTQSTVAGGLNHVLGVAVDGIGNVFASSADGSAAWELNFANPPSLSFTTTPANPTSSVQTVTVENIGNAPLSFPIPASGNNPSISANFSLDSTGTTACPLVGASASTAGTLVAGGSCLLPINFVPTTGGTSSGALVLTDNSLNAVAPNYAVQSIALSGTAPPAPVLSFATILGRMYGTAPFTVSATSASSGAVTYAVVSGPATISGSTVTLTGAGDVVLSASQAASGNYGPATAIASFTVAPGVPALSFAEIAPQTYGTAPFTVSATSASSGAVFYTVIDGPATLSGSTVTLTGIGTVVLSATQLATVNYEEITITTSFTVAPIVPALSFAAIPSQTYGTAPFTVSATSASGGAVTYAVVSGPATISGSTVTLTGVGTVVLSANQERIGNYGVASATTSFTVTADVFTLASGSSPASATTTAGGMVSYSLTLTPGAGTKFPNTVAFGVTGLPTGATATFSPVTLPAGSGATTVTLTIQTSNAQTARNENSPLKGSLATMAFALLILPLAGMTSLRKRQLLRLSVMLAIATLSLGAMLSLSGCGGNHGSSSSSPTAQNYALVMTAMDAATGAKSSANLTLTVQ from the coding sequence TTGAACACCTTCTCTGCCTTCCTGCGTCCTCGCACTATCTCCGCTAACTCCTTTATTCGTCCTTTATGGAAGAATTGTGCCGTTGCCGGAATGGGCGCTGTTCTGTCTATGATTGCAGGAGTGGCATCTTCAGGCGCTTATGCGCAGACTGCGCATTTCAGTGGGTCGCAAGTCACGTTGCCTATCGCAGGCCTTAATAATCCCCATCAGATCGTTGTGGATGCGAACGGCAGCTTATATATTGCTGATACTTCTAATAATCGGGTTGTCAAGGAAACGCTATCGAGCGGTAGCTACACCGAAACCGCAATCGGCAGCGGCCTGAGCTCGCCCACCGGAGTTGCAGTAGATGCGAGCGGGAACGTCTATATTGCCGATTCGAATAACGGCAGGGCATTAAAAGAAACATTGTCGAACGGCAGCTATACCCAGAGCACGGTCCGCAGCAACCTAGGTTTTAGGTTGAATATTGCGGTAGATGCGAGCGGAGATATCTTTATAGCCGATCCGCTAAACAGCCGCGTGTTAAAAGAGACACCTTCGGGAAATGGCTACGTTGAGAGCACAATCGGAAGTAATCTTTCTACGCCCATTACTTTGGCTGTTGACAGAAGTGGGAATGTCTACATTGGAGACACGGGCAGCAATCAGGTCTTTAAAGAGACGCTGTCAGGCGGTAGCTACATCCAAACCACGATCGTCAGTGGCCTGAGTTCTGTCAGTAGTGTTGTAGTGGACGGTAGCAACAACGTTTATATCTCCGTCTACGGTACCGCCGGAGATGCGGAGGCAAGCCAGATATTGAAGGAGACGCCATCAAATGGCAGTTACGTTCAAAGCCTGGTTGGTAGTAGTAGTTATTTTGATGTAGTTCCGATCTATATTGCAGTGGATGTTGGCGGCAATGTCTTTGTGGCTACTTCCAACAGTCTGTTGAAGGTCACTCCATCAGCCGGAGACTTCGGCATGGTCAGCGTTGGCAGTTCAAGCTCGCCTGTTTCCCTGATCTTTACCCTCGACACAGCAGGTACGATTGGCGCCCCCGTGGTGCTGACCCAGGGCCAAACGGGTCTGGATTTTACCGATGCCGGTACAGGAACCTGCAGCACGTTTGGAACGACCTTCCAACATGCTGCGGGCGATAGCTGCACCGTGGATGTGGTCTTGAAGCCGGGCTTAGCTGGGCCTAGGTATGGGGCGGCGGAACTGCAGTCCAGCTCGGGGAATGTAATTGCCACGGGGTATGTTCATGGCACCGGACTGGGGCCTCAAGTGAACTTCCAGCCTGGTACCCAGAGCACCTTATCTCTCAGCAATGTGACCAATCCCTATGCCCTGGCGGCGGATACAGCGGGAGATCTTTATATCGCGAATGCTGTCAGTAGCAACAGTCCTCAGAACTCGGTTGTGAAGGAGACCTTATCCAACGGGAGCTTCACCCAGAGCACGGTAGCTACCGGTCTGGCGTATCCCGTTGGGGTCGCAGTCGATGGGGCCGGAAATGTTTACATTGCGGATCAGGATGCCGCGGAGGTGCTGGAAGAGACTCCGGCGAGCGGTGGCGGCTATGCGCAAAGTGTCGCATTCACCAACCTGGGCAATGTCGAATCGGTCGCGGTTGATGGGAACGGAAATGTCTATATTGCCAGCCCTACAGACGGGGTGTTGAAGGAGACTCTGACCGCAGGCGCTTACACTCAGAGCACCATTGCCAAGGCCGTTAATGCCTCCGGAATCGCCGTGGACGAACAAGGAAATGTCTATCTCGGCGATACCACAAACAACCAGGTGTTGATGGAGACCTTGTCCAACGGCAGCTACACCCAGAGCACGCTTGGTAGCGGGCTGAATCAGCCCCATGCGGTGTCTGTCGACGGCAGCGGCAACGTGTATATCGCGGATACCGGCAATAACCAGATCGTCAAGGAGACGCCTTCGGGGAGCAGTTACACCCAAAGTACGGTAGCAGGCGGCCTGAATCATGTTCTGGGAGTGGCAGTGGATGGTATCGGGAATGTCTTTGCCTCGAGCGCTGATGGTAGCGCGGCATGGGAGCTGAATTTCGCTAATCCACCGAGCCTCAGCTTCACGACCACGCCTGCGAATCCCACCAGCAGCGTCCAGACGGTAACAGTCGAGAACATCGGCAATGCTCCATTGAGCTTCCCCATTCCAGCTTCGGGAAATAATCCGAGCATCTCGGCCAACTTTAGTTTGGACAGCACGGGAACGACGGCCTGTCCTCTTGTGGGAGCCAGCGCCTCAACGGCCGGAACCCTGGTAGCGGGTGGCTCCTGCCTGCTGCCCATCAACTTTGTTCCAACCACTGGAGGGACCTCTTCCGGAGCCCTGGTGCTGACGGATAACAGCCTTAATGCCGTAGCGCCAAATTATGCGGTGCAGAGCATTGCATTGAGTGGGACGGCGCCACCAGCGCCTGTGCTGAGCTTTGCAACGATTCTCGGGCGAATGTATGGCACCGCGCCCTTTACGGTAAGTGCAACTTCGGCTTCCAGTGGAGCCGTGACCTATGCCGTGGTCAGTGGACCGGCAACCATCTCTGGCTCGACGGTTACCCTCACCGGAGCAGGTGATGTAGTTCTAAGCGCCAGTCAGGCAGCCAGTGGAAACTACGGCCCAGCGACAGCAATCGCCAGTTTCACCGTTGCCCCCGGAGTACCTGCGCTGAGCTTTGCGGAGATCGCTCCGCAGACGTATGGCACCGCGCCCTTTACGGTAAGTGCAACCTCGGCCTCCAGTGGAGCGGTGTTCTATACCGTGATCGATGGGCCGGCAACCCTCTCCGGTTCGACGGTTACGCTTACCGGGATAGGTACTGTAGTTCTGAGCGCCACGCAGTTAGCCACTGTCAACTATGAGGAGATAACGATAACCACCAGCTTTACCGTTGCGCCCATCGTGCCCGCGTTGAGCTTCGCAGCGATCCCCTCACAGACGTATGGCACCGCACCCTTTACGGTAAGTGCAACTTCGGCTTCCGGCGGAGCGGTAACTTATGCAGTGGTCAGTGGGCCGGCAACTATCTCCGGTTCGACGGTTACGCTCACCGGGGTAGGTACGGTCGTTCTAAGCGCCAACCAGGAACGCATCGGTAACTATGGTGTGGCATCTGCGACCACCAGCTTTACCGTAACTGCAGACGTCTTTACGCTTGCCTCGGGTTCGAGTCCTGCCAGTGCTACGACGACTGCGGGTGGAATGGTAAGTTACAGCCTTACCCTGACGCCTGGAGCCGGGACAAAGTTCCCCAACACGGTGGCGTTCGGCGTAACGGGTCTGCCTACAGGGGCGACAGCGACCTTCTCTCCGGTGACACTTCCGGCCGGTAGTGGAGCGACCACGGTCACCCTGACCATCCAGACCAGCAATGCCCAGACCGCCCGGAATGAGAACTCACCCTTGAAAGGGTCTCTGGCCACGATGGCATTTGCGCTGTTGATCCTGCCCTTGGCAGGGATGACATCGTTGCGAAAGCGGCAGCTATTGCGCCTATCGGTAATGCTGGCTATAGCGACATTGTCATTGGGAGCCATGTTGAGTTTGAGCGGTTGCGGTGGCAATCATGGTTCTTCCAGTTCATCCCCGACTGCACAGAATTATGCTCTGGTAATGA
- a CDS encoding Asp-tRNA(Asn)/Glu-tRNA(Gln) amidotransferase GatCAB subunit A encodes MAKLSRRDFTALCGGALAAGGLMASWPLGAEAEAMADDKLTTMTLSEASAAIRNRSVTPTQLTKAVLGRIAVYDPKLNSYITVMGREALKQAAQLDEEQKAGKFRGPLHGIPIALKDNIDTAGTRTTAASGVFQKRIPTEDATIVRKLKASGAIILGKLNLHEFALGCTGDVSYFGPTRNPWALDRVTGGSSAGSGAAVAGDLCFAALGTDTGGSIRVPSSWCGIAGLKPTTGLVSIRGIIPCAASLDHCGPMARSVEDVALMLGEMTGYDNLDIFSVQHGPEDYTKAMKQPVSSFKLGAPAEFYDHMEPEVAAAIAAACEVLSKLTAGITSHAPLPDMPEGNNFFMQLGDTASYHEPLFKGAPTAYMPPTRMQLERMIQGGSAVDSARAHDELALIRRTVDAAFTDIDLVVMPTIRNLPPTINDSLAAEMGTKKPRVYDFFAAPSGCTNTAPFDVYGLPALTIPCGFSTSGLPIGLMIAGPHFAEGKVLALGYAYQQATDWHKRKPTLTPDMVPPSIVEAS; translated from the coding sequence ATGGCAAAGCTTTCGCGACGGGACTTCACGGCGCTCTGTGGTGGTGCGCTGGCGGCAGGTGGATTGATGGCCTCGTGGCCGCTCGGCGCGGAGGCCGAGGCCATGGCAGACGACAAGCTGACCACCATGACCCTGTCCGAAGCTTCGGCTGCCATCCGGAATCGCAGCGTCACCCCAACCCAGCTGACGAAGGCTGTCCTGGGACGCATCGCCGTCTACGATCCCAAGCTGAACTCCTACATCACCGTGATGGGCAGAGAAGCTTTGAAACAAGCCGCCCAACTGGATGAGGAACAGAAGGCGGGCAAGTTTCGCGGGCCGTTACACGGCATTCCCATCGCCCTGAAGGACAACATCGACACCGCAGGCACCCGCACAACAGCGGCCAGTGGCGTCTTCCAGAAGCGCATCCCGACCGAAGACGCCACCATTGTGCGCAAGCTGAAAGCCTCGGGCGCGATCATCCTGGGCAAGCTGAACCTCCATGAATTCGCACTGGGCTGTACGGGCGATGTCTCCTACTTTGGGCCGACACGCAATCCCTGGGCCCTCGATCGGGTAACCGGCGGATCTTCGGCGGGCTCCGGCGCTGCTGTTGCCGGGGACCTCTGCTTTGCGGCGCTGGGGACCGATACCGGCGGCAGCATCCGGGTGCCTTCGTCGTGGTGCGGTATCGCCGGACTGAAGCCGACAACCGGACTCGTCTCGATCCGCGGCATCATCCCCTGCGCCGCCTCACTGGATCACTGCGGACCGATGGCGCGCTCCGTGGAAGACGTCGCTCTGATGCTGGGAGAGATGACGGGTTATGACAACCTCGACATCTTCAGCGTGCAGCACGGGCCCGAAGACTACACGAAGGCCATGAAGCAGCCGGTCTCGAGCTTCAAACTCGGCGCGCCCGCCGAGTTCTACGACCACATGGAGCCCGAGGTCGCAGCAGCCATCGCCGCTGCCTGCGAGGTCCTGTCCAAACTGACTGCCGGCATCACCTCGCATGCGCCTTTGCCGGACATGCCGGAGGGCAACAACTTCTTCATGCAGCTCGGCGATACGGCCTCTTACCATGAGCCTCTGTTTAAAGGCGCCCCAACGGCCTACATGCCGCCCACGCGGATGCAGTTGGAGAGGATGATCCAGGGAGGCAGCGCCGTGGATAGTGCCCGCGCCCATGATGAACTGGCCCTGATTCGCAGAACCGTGGATGCAGCCTTTACCGATATCGACCTCGTCGTCATGCCGACCATCCGCAATCTTCCGCCCACCATCAACGACTCGCTGGCAGCAGAGATGGGGACGAAGAAGCCGCGGGTCTATGACTTCTTCGCAGCGCCCTCGGGCTGCACCAACACGGCTCCGTTCGATGTCTACGGTCTCCCCGCACTCACGATCCCCTGCGGCTTCAGCACCAGCGGCCTGCCCATCGGACTGATGATCGCCGGGCCGCACTTTGCCGAAGGCAAGGTGCTCGCCCTGGGCTATGCCTACCAGCAGGCCACGGACTGGCATAAACGCAAGCCGACGCTTACGCCGGACATGGTGCCTCCGTCGATCGTAGAAGCTTCGTAA